A part of Anaerolineales bacterium genomic DNA contains:
- a CDS encoding tRNA nucleotidyltransferase, whose protein sequence is MESFDRFVMQPPSMPEMSAQAALQLVKLFDEQHIAVILDGGWGVDALLGEQTRRHADLDIVIAYDDVIRLRSLLEGKGYADVPRPDTRPVNFVMGDAQGHEVDIHTYSKDRLNHPEQGLDYPLESFYGEGRILDYPVRCIDAISMVQFHTGYELDDNDYRDVKALCLRFGIQMPAEYNRFEQPQPDE, encoded by the coding sequence ATCGAGTCATTTGATCGGTTTGTTATGCAACCACCCAGTATGCCTGAAATGAGCGCACAGGCTGCCCTCCAGCTGGTGAAACTGTTCGATGAGCAGCACATCGCAGTGATCCTGGATGGGGGATGGGGGGTGGATGCGCTTTTAGGTGAGCAAACCCGCCGGCATGCCGACCTGGATATCGTCATTGCATATGACGACGTGATCCGTTTACGCAGCCTGCTTGAAGGTAAAGGATATGCAGATGTGCCTCGACCGGATACACGCCCGGTTAATTTTGTGATGGGCGATGCTCAAGGCCACGAGGTGGATATCCACACCTATTCGAAAGACCGTCTTAATCACCCGGAGCAAGGGCTGGATTACCCACTCGAGTCATTCTATGGCGAGGGTCGTATCCTGGATTACCCGGTCAGGTGTATCGATGCGATCAGCATGGTGCAATTTCACACCGGGTACGAGCTGGATGATAACGATTACCGTGATGTAAAGGCACTCTGCCTGCGGTTTGGTATCCAGATGCCAGCCGAATATAACAGGTTCGAACAGCCTCAGCCCGACGAATAA
- a CDS encoding 4-hydroxybutyryl-CoA dehydratase, which yields MNFQPIRNTQDFLDSLRGRQLQVYLMGERVVEPVDHPLIRPSVNAMAMSYQLATDEPDLATATSPFTGQAVNRFLHIATSAEDVVWQNRMQRRLGQLTGTCFQRCVGMDALNALYSVTYEIDAKYGSCYHSRLRAFIKEMQVNNYVIGGAMTDVKGDRSKSPSEQADKDMYLHVTRRSSQGVYVRGAKAHQTGCVNSHWLIVMPTLRLKPEEGDFAIVGAIPVDAPGITYVIGRQSCDTRLLEGEIEAGNANYSGQEALIIFEEVFIPNELIFMDGETEFSAMLVERFTAFHRRSYVCKAGVGDVLIGAAATAAAYNGVERASHVRDKLVEMTLLNETIYATGMASSYQSQVTPAGSYLCDQLLANVCKQQVTRITYEMARLAQDLAGGLLVTLPSDADHRTAETGALLDKYLKGRVDVPTENRRRILRLIENLTLGRNAVGYLTESLHGAGSPQAQRIQIQRQMNLEVKQKLAKNLAGIKEE from the coding sequence ATGAACTTTCAACCCATTCGAAATACCCAGGATTTTTTAGACAGCTTGCGTGGCAGGCAACTCCAGGTGTACCTGATGGGCGAGCGCGTGGTGGAACCGGTTGACCACCCGCTGATCCGCCCATCGGTGAATGCCATGGCGATGTCTTACCAGCTGGCAACCGATGAGCCTGACCTGGCGACAGCAACCTCACCCTTTACCGGACAAGCGGTGAACCGTTTCCTGCACATCGCCACGAGTGCGGAGGATGTCGTCTGGCAGAATAGAATGCAGCGCAGGCTGGGCCAGCTGACCGGCACGTGCTTCCAGCGCTGCGTCGGCATGGACGCCTTGAATGCGCTGTATTCGGTAACCTACGAGATTGACGCAAAGTATGGCAGCTGCTATCATTCCAGGCTGAGGGCGTTCATCAAAGAGATGCAGGTAAATAATTACGTCATTGGTGGGGCAATGACGGATGTAAAGGGTGACCGGAGTAAAAGCCCATCTGAACAGGCGGATAAAGACATGTACCTGCATGTCACCCGGCGTAGCTCGCAAGGCGTGTACGTGCGAGGTGCCAAGGCACACCAGACGGGATGTGTCAATTCCCATTGGCTGATCGTCATGCCAACCTTGCGCTTGAAGCCGGAAGAGGGCGATTTCGCCATCGTCGGGGCGATACCGGTTGATGCGCCGGGGATTACTTATGTGATCGGCCGGCAGTCGTGTGACACGCGCCTCCTGGAAGGGGAAATCGAGGCAGGCAACGCCAATTACAGCGGGCAGGAAGCCCTGATCATCTTTGAAGAGGTGTTCATCCCCAACGAGCTGATCTTCATGGATGGGGAGACGGAGTTCAGTGCCATGCTGGTGGAGCGCTTCACAGCCTTCCACCGCCGCAGCTACGTGTGTAAAGCTGGCGTTGGTGATGTGCTCATCGGGGCAGCCGCCACCGCGGCAGCCTATAATGGGGTGGAGAGGGCCAGCCACGTGCGCGACAAGCTGGTGGAGATGACCCTGCTCAACGAAACCATCTATGCTACAGGCATGGCTTCATCGTATCAAAGCCAGGTCACGCCAGCCGGATCGTACCTGTGTGACCAGCTGTTGGCCAACGTGTGCAAGCAGCAGGTGACGCGCATCACCTACGAGATGGCGCGCCTGGCGCAGGACCTGGCCGGTGGCTTGCTGGTTACCCTGCCCTCCGATGCAGATCACCGCACCGCCGAGACCGGAGCTCTGCTGGACAAGTATCTCAAGGGCCGGGTGGATGTGCCCACGGAAAACCGCAGGCGCATCCTGAGATTAATCGAGAACCTGACCCTTGGCCGCAATGCTGTCGGCTACCTGACTGAAAGCCTGCACGGGGCGGGCTCTCCGCAGGCCCAGCGCATCCAGATTCAACGCCAGATGAACCTGGAGGTCAAGCAGAAACTGGCAAAAAACCTGGCAGGTATCAAAGAGGAGTGA
- a CDS encoding nitric oxide synthase yields MEMLVVYDSQYGNTEKIAQAIGKVLQEHGNVTLVRLGEVKPDQLAGLDLLVIGSPTQQFRATEAMRTFLKALAPGGLKGVRTAAFDTRLTQAFIDKHPPLGIFERIFGYAAGRIAKALKQKGGQLVLPPEGFYVEDTPGPLVEGELERAGMWAGKIFA; encoded by the coding sequence ATGGAGATGTTAGTGGTCTATGATTCCCAATATGGGAACACCGAAAAAATCGCCCAGGCGATTGGGAAGGTCTTGCAGGAGCATGGGAACGTGACGCTCGTCAGGTTGGGGGAAGTGAAGCCTGATCAGCTGGCCGGGTTGGACCTGCTGGTGATTGGCTCTCCAACCCAGCAATTCCGGGCAACGGAAGCCATGCGGACTTTTTTAAAGGCTCTCGCCCCAGGTGGTTTGAAAGGCGTGAGAACCGCGGCCTTCGATACCCGCCTGACCCAGGCTTTTATCGATAAACATCCTCCCCTGGGAATCTTCGAGAGGATTTTCGGATATGCCGCGGGGCGGATCGCCAAGGCCCTGAAGCAAAAAGGTGGTCAGCTGGTACTGCCTCCGGAAGGATTTTATGTGGAAGACACGCCCGGGCCACTGGTGGAAGGTGAGCTTGAGCGGGCGGGGATGTGGGCGGGCAAGATATTCGCATAG